The Candidatus Margulisiibacteriota bacterium sequence AGACAACAACTTTCCCTAGCGTTGCGCGGTAGTTGTGAGGGTCTGTTTTTACAGCTCTATCAAGTTCATCTAACACCTTTGGCCCGAGCTGATAGATATTTCCCCAGTTAAGCTGTTTGGCAAGGAATCTTGATAATACTCTGTGCGCGTCAGAGAGCGTATTGTCGAGTTCAATGGCTTTCTGTGCTAATTCTGTTCCTAATAATGCTATTTTCGTAACTTCCTGTTCGTTGTCATATGCTTCGTAATAACTTAATAATCCTTCACAGGTACGGGCGAGCAAATAATAATCTGTTGGTTTCAGTTTGCTTTTGTCATTCAGGTTGTTATAATCGCTCAGTATCTTTTGGAGTGCTTGTTGGTCAAACGAGCTGCTGTATTTCTCTACATCAGCTTCCTTTATGTTTAAACCAGCCTGGGGTTTCGCTGAAAATGCCAGAATAGAGATCGCCAGTATTAAAACCGCAAGAATAATAGTATAATAATATTTCACTACAGAATTTCCTTAAATTTATTTTGGATTCTACTATATAATATAAATGACGATAATCAATAATTAATTATATCACAGTTGGTTCCGGCTGGTATCAAATTCATTTCTGACAGGTTTTAGGAATGCTTTAATATATATTATGGAGGTCGTTTTCGCATGGTAAAAGCTGAAGGAATTAGTTTTGATTTTTTTGGAGTGGAGTACATCAAGAGTTCTTTCCTTGAAGTGTTTCCTTATCAGGGAGAAAAACAGTATATTACTTATACTACTAAAGAATTTTCGGCTGTTTGCCCATTTTCGGGATTGCCTGATATTGCCCAGGTAACGATCGAATATATTCCTGATGAGTTTTGTCTTGAACTGAAATCGCTTAAATATTACTTTATTTCTTATAGGAACGTAGGCATTTATCAGGAGGCTGTGACGAATATGCTGTTTTCTGATATATACGCAGTATTAAAGCCTCATTATCTAAAAGTAACAACTGTCTATAATACCAGAGGCGGCATAGATGCTACCTGCTATATAGAAAAAGGCAATAAATAGTTTTTATTATAATAAGCAGGCTGGAGGTACAATGAGAAAATTATTGAGAGCGGTTAAAAACCTGGTAGTGTTTTTTCTTTGGTTGATAGTTGTTACCTCAACATTTCTGGTGGCGAATTACGTTTATTTCAATTATTCCTCCACTGAATTCCATCCAGACTATAAATTGCCAGGCAAAATGATTAATATAGAAGGCAGAAATGTTCACTATATTGAAAAAGGAGCAGGTCCGGACCTTATCCTTATTCACGATATTGGGGGATCCGCAGAAAGTTTTATGCCTGTTATTGATAAGCTCTCAAAGAGATTCCATGTGCTGGTTCCGGATTTGTTAGGTCATGGTTATACCGATAAACCGAAAGATGTTCCTTACTCTATTCAGACATATGATGACTTTTTGGTCCAATTTTTGAGCGCTCTTAAAATAAACAAGGCCTCTTTCTTGGCGCATGGCAATTCATCTCGTGTAGTGAACGAATTTCTCAATAAACATCCGGAAAGAGTTAATAAGGTTGTCTACGTCGATAATATTTTCTTCAAGACATCTTTTATTTTTAACAAGTATTTGTCCTGGCCATTGGCGGGCGAAGCTTTTGTAACGATTATCGATCGATGGATGATGAAGAAAAATCTTTATGATTTCGGGTATTATAATAGTCTGTTAATTCAAGAAAAGATGGTAGACCTGCTCTCAAAATACTGGGGAATTCCGGGTGTTAAATATTCTTATTTGAAAACCGCACATGAGTTTCAACGGGTTGATTATTCGGAGGTTTTGTATAGCAAGGCTAAGCGTGGGATAATTGTCTTAAGCGAGAGGAATTATCAGACTAACTACAATAAAATCAAAGTAAGCGATCTGGAAAAAGAAGTGTTCCCGTGGAAAATCTATGTACTCGAAAAAACCGGATATTTTTCATTTCTGGAGCGACCAGATGATTTCGCTGCGCTTATTATGATGCATTTATGAGAAGGGCTTTTTTTTTGATGTTATTCAAAATAATGTTATAATAAAATTAAGCTTCTTGTAGTCGAGGGGATTCATGGACAAGATAATGAATGTTGATACCAATGAAGATGAATACGCTG is a genomic window containing:
- a CDS encoding NADPH-dependent 7-cyano-7-deazaguanine reductase QueF, whose translation is MVKAEGISFDFFGVEYIKSSFLEVFPYQGEKQYITYTTKEFSAVCPFSGLPDIAQVTIEYIPDEFCLELKSLKYYFISYRNVGIYQEAVTNMLFSDIYAVLKPHYLKVTTVYNTRGGIDATCYIEKGNK